In the Arachis ipaensis cultivar K30076 chromosome B10, Araip1.1, whole genome shotgun sequence genome, one interval contains:
- the LOC107622718 gene encoding pantothenate kinase 2, with translation MAGLSEKPQALGIDQESAEANKNSSSNKKSVHNRLLEKDKEEGGQGGDMSPSAGSSIKRSGSRPQLDVSKAEIQGNVEEKYPTILLPNQSDDLSHLALDIGGSLIKLVYFSRHEDQSTDDKRKRSVKERLGLSNGNRRSFPILGGRLHFVKFETRKINECLDFINSKQLHRGGAESPYADGATDGNAIIKATGGGAYKYTDLFKERLGVSLDKEDEMDCLVAGANFLLKAIRHEAFTHMEGQKEFVQIDPNDLFPYLLVNIGSGVSMIKVDGDGKFERVSGTNVGGGTYWGLGRLLTKCKSFDELLELSQKGDNRTIDMLVGDIYGGLDYSKIGLSASTIASSFGKTISEKKELEDYRPEDISLSLLRMISYNIGQISYLNALRFGLKRIFFGGFFIRGHAYTMDTISFAVQFWSKGEAQAMFLRHEGFLGALGAFMSYEKHGLDDLMVHQLVERFPMGAPYTGGKIHGPPLGDLNEKISWMEKFLRKGTEITAPVPMTPAAGTTGLGGFDVPLSRGSSLRSDASALNVGVLHLVPTLDVFPLLEDPKTYEPNTIDLADPSELEYWFTILSEHLPDLVDKAVASEGRTDDAKRRGDAFARAFSAHLARLMEEPAAYGKLGLANLLEMREECLREFQFVDAYRSIKQRENEASLAVLPDLLMEIDSMDEETRLLTLIEGVLAANIFDWGSRACVDLYHKGTIIEIYRMSRNKMQRPWRVDDFDLFKERMLGTGDKKKPPHKRALLFVDNSGADIVLGMLPLARELLRRGTEVVLVANSLPALNDVTAMELPDIVAEAAKHCDTLRRAAEAGGLLVDAMINSSRSSKGKSSSVPLMVVENGCGSPCIDLRQVSSELAAAAKDADLIILEGMGRALHTNLNARFKCDALKLAMVKNQRLAEKLLKGNIYDCICKYEPAS, from the exons ATGGCTGGCTTATCAGAAAAACCTCAAGCTCTTGGAATTGACCAAGAAAGTGCTGAAGCTAATAAGAATAGCAGCAGCAACAAGAAGAGTGTACACAACAGGCTTTTGGAGAAGGACAAGGAAGAGGGAGGTCAAGGGGGTGATATGTCTCCTTCTGCTGGGAGCTCAATCAAGAGGTCAGGTTCAAGGCCTCAACTTGATGTTAGCAAAGCCGAGATTCAAGGGAATGTAGAAGAGAAGTATCCAACTATTTTGTTGCCAAATCAGTCTGATGACTTGTCTCACCTTGCTCTTGACATTGGAG GATCACTGATAAAGTTGGTATATTTCTCAAGACATGAAGACCAATCAACTGATGATAAAAGGAAGAGGAGTGTGAAGGAGAGACTTGGACTTTCTAATGGTAATAGGAGAAGCTTCCCTATTCTTGGTGGGAGGCTTCACTTTGTGAAGTTTGAGACAAGAAAGATTAATGAGTGCTTAGATTTCATTAATTCAAAGCAACTTCATCGAGGCG GGGCAGAATCACCGTACGCTGATGGTGCAACTGATGGGAATGCGATAATTAAG GCTACTGGTGGTGGAGCATACAAGTATACTGACCTTTTCAAAGAAAGACTTGGAGTTAGTCTGGACAAAGAAGATGAAATGGATTGTCTTGTTGCTGGAGCAAATTTCTTGCTAAAG GCAATTCGGCATGAAGCTTTCACACACATGGAAGGCCAGAAAGAGTTTGTTCAAATTGACCCTAATGACTTGTTTCCTTATCTACTAGTCAACATTGGATCTGGTGTTAGTATGATCAAG GTTGATGGAGATGGGAAATTTGAGAGAGTTAGTGGGACAAATGTTGGTGGTGGTACTTATTGGGGCTTGGGAAGACTGTTAACAAAGTGCAAGAG CTTTGACGAGTTGCTTGAGTTGAGTCAGAAAGGAGATAATAGAACTATTGATATGCTTGTTGGGGACATTTATGGTGGATTGGACTATTCTAAG ATTGGCCTATCAGCTTCCACTATTGCATCAAGCTTTGGAAAAACTATATCCGAAAAAAAGGAGCTTGAAGACTACAGACCCGAAGATATATCGCTCTCTCTTCTGAGGATGATATCATACAATATTGGCCAG ATATCCTACTTGAATGCATTGCGATTTGGGTTAAAACGTATCTTTTTTGGAGGATTTTTTATAAGGGGCCATGCCTATACCATGGACACTATTTCTTTTGCAGTTCAGTTCTG GTCCAAAGGGGAGGCACAAGCAATGTTCTTGCGACACGAAGGTTTCTTGGGAGCTTTAGGTGCATTTATGAGTTATGAAAAACATGGTTTAGATGACCTCATGGTGCATCAGTTAGTCGAAAGGTTCCCAATGGGCGCTCCATATACAGGAGGCAAGATTCATGGCCCACCGCTTGGAGATTTGAATGAGAAG ATTTCGTGGATGGAGAAGTTTTTGCGGAAGGGAACTGAGATCACTGCGCCTGTTCCAATGACACCAGCTGCTGGAACTACTGGACTTGGTGGTTTTGATGTTCCACTATCAAGAGGAAGTTCTCTACGGTCCGATGCAAGTGCTTTGAATGTTGGTGTTCTCCATCTTGTCCCCACTTTGGATGTGTTCCCATTGTTAGAAGACCCAAAAAC GTATGAGCCTAATACAATTGATCTTGCAGATCCCAGTGAATTAGA ATATTGGTTCACTATTTTGTCAGAGCACTTGCCAGATCTTGTGGACAAG GCTGTAGCAAGTGAAGGCAGAACAGATGATGCCAAACGAAGGGGTGATGCATTTGCTCGAGCATTTTCTGCCCACTTGGCACG GTTGATGGAGGAGCCTGCTGCATATGGGAAATTAGGCCTAGCCAATTTATTGGAAATGAGGGAAGAGTGCTTGAGAGAGTTCCAGTTTGTTGATGCCTATAGAAGTATAAAACAGAG GGAAAACGAGGCATCACTTGCTGTTTTACCTGACTTGTTGATGGAGATTGATAGTATGGATGAG GAAACAAGGCTGCTTACTCTGATTGAAGGTGTTCTTGCTGCGAATATTTTTGATTGGGGATCTCGTGCATGTGTGGATCTCTATCATAAAGGAACTATTATTGAAATTTACAGAATGAGTCGCAATAAAATGCAGAGACCTTGGCGG GTGGATGATTTTGATCTCTTCAAAGAGAGAATGTTAGGAACCGGGGACAAGAAAAAGCCCCCTCATAAAAGGGCTTTGCTTTTTGTAGACAATTCAGGTGCTGACATTGTTCTAGGGATGCTTCCCCTGGCAAGGGAGCTCCTCCGTCGTGGAACTGAA GTGGTTCTTGTGGCAAACTCCCTTCCCGCTTTAAATGATGTGACTGCAATGGAGCTTCCTGATATTGTAGCCGAAGCTGCCAAG CACTGCGATACTCTAAGGCGTGCTGCTGAAGCTGGAGGCTTGCTTGTGGATGCAATGATTAACAGCTCACGCAGCTCTAAAGGAAAATCATCTTCTGTTCCGTTGATGGTTGTTGAGAACGGGTGTGGTAGTCCGTGTATAGACTTACGACAAGTCAGTTCCGAGTTGGCTGCTGCAGCCAAAGATGCCGATTTG ATAATCTTGGAAGGGATGGGTAGAGCTCTCCATACTAACCTCAATGCTCGATTTAAGTGTGATGCTTTGAAG CTTGCAATGGTGAAAAATCAGAGATTGGCTGAAAAGTTGTTAAAAGGGAACATATATGACTGTATTTGCAAGTATGAGCCTGCTAGTTGA
- the LOC107621484 gene encoding uncharacterized protein LOC107621484 — protein sequence MVCTKEAESMEVCIPEELKEEKAQEEMPLLHALLGAQESEIPRPQEPQEEIEDKNHSQFLEAPKKLQINTPVAEVLKSSPSEKKALKGDEIEVLIEKYNTPFQNKLPRKMPNPESFQILCTIGKITVDKALCDLDLSLNLIPLSVRKKLGIQEAQATRITLHMDDQSLWQTYGLEEKALNKVGELFPPTDSMILDKGEATDGSIILKKPFIVTGRALISVERGKMALWLHEDWRLFKVFKPQLPPDKGGTCIQNLAFKPPTLDGTNSIPPTTKRKFGVGCALSTKEEGSKRKMPRG from the coding sequence ATGGTCTGCACCAAGGAGGCCGAATCTATGGAGGTGTGCATTCCTGAGGAATTAAAGGAAGAAAAGGCTCAAGAAGAAATGCCACTGCTACACGCCCTATTGGGGGCACAGGAGTCTGAAATACCACGCCCTCAAGAGCCCCAAGAGGAAATTGAGGATAAGAATCACTCACAGTTCTTGGAAGCACCTAAGAAACTGCAAATCAATACTCCTGTTGCTGAAGTTTTAAAGAGCTCACCCTCTGAAAAGAAggctttaaagggagatgaaatAGAGGTATTGATTGAGAAGTACAACACACCATTTCAGAATAAGCTACCAAGGAAGATGCCAAACCCAGAGAGCTTTCAGATTCTATGTACTATTGGAAAGATCACTGTTGACAAAGCCCTGTGTGATCTTGACTTAAGTTTAAATCTGATACCTCTATCTGTGAGGAAGAAGTTGGGAATTCAAGAGGCACAAGCAACAAGGATTACCCTGCACATGGATGACCAGTCCCTATGGCAGACATATGGGctagaagagaaagcactaaacAAGGTTGGAGAGCTATTCCCCCCGACAGACTCTATGATACTTGACAAGGGAGAAGCAACAGATGGCTCCATCATTCTCAAAAAACCATTCATAGTCACTGGAAGAGCCCTAATAAGTGTGGAGAGAGGCAAAATGGCATTATGGTTGCATGAGGACTGGAGGTTGTTCAAGGTTTTTAAACCTCAATTACCCCCTGACAAGGGAGGCACTTGCATACAAAATTTAGCATTCAAGCCTCCTACCTTGGATGGAACCAATTCGATTCCCCCTACCACCAaacgtaagtttggtgttgggtgtgcACTCTCAACCAAAGAAGAAGGTTCCAAGAGGAAGATGCCTAggggatga